A single region of the Brassica rapa cultivar Chiifu-401-42 chromosome A03, CAAS_Brap_v3.01, whole genome shotgun sequence genome encodes:
- the LOC103862105 gene encoding proline-rich protein 36 yields the protein MGVAVLNPQDCLKHPLSHMKHPRNPSACPNRQKKTVSNRTRRSPPRKQTSPSPPVAPPLPKGTVKMSPNNNNNNNVVVGQVRILKRGEGIPKKTADLVVEKTDLVSTRRIGPDPGSMPSQIRLPARKAKTVPFYAGPVTMTSPPPSDVPLPAFFAAKKSVSLFQATDATNEIIRMLRINIA from the coding sequence ATGGGCGTCGCCGTTCTAAATCCCCAGGACTGCTTGAAGCATCCTTTATCTCACATGAAACATCCACGTAACCCCAGCGCGTGCCCCAACAGGCAGAAAAAAACGGTTTCAAACCGCACGCGACGCAGCCCGCCGCGAAAACAAACCTCCCCATCTCCCCCTGTAGCCCCGCCGCTTCCTAAGGGAACGGTGAAAATGAGccccaacaacaacaacaacaacaacgtaGTCGTTGGTCAGGTTAGAATCCTGAAGCGCGGCGAGGGGATCCCCAAGAAGACAGCAGATCTGGTCGTAGAAAAGACAGATCTTGTGTCTACTCGTAGGATCGGACCAGATCCAGGATCGATGCCAAGTCAGATCCGTTTACCCGCCCGCAAAGCAAAGACCGTCCCGTTTTACGCCGGTCCCGTAACCATGACATCACCTCCTCCAAGCGACGTCCCTCTTCCAGCCTTTTTCGCCGCAAAGAAGAGCGTCTCTTTGTTCCAAGCCACCGACGCTACCAACGAAATCATCAGGATGCTCCGCATAAACATCGCGTGA
- the LOC103862106 gene encoding uncharacterized protein LOC103862106 isoform X2 — protein MKRVASASANMTTVKDEWVAAAMTDDQMVVELLLRLKHAGTVAAENPASNLAPMRWGIRQRRSRSSRFGGGVTLKKDADSVRGSPKTPLSWSGGSGSGGASASPSAEDTSRQASCSTSTGSGSKAFPTNEITSCFPKRLKDKKSTSELKHEENLKLKERLHLEKEIASLRATFDQQNVMNQRLKRIKLDLNSGNVKNETPVDLIRKSQGESKPCRIEGKTASSESLFFLPDLNITPSEDELLYGTS, from the exons ATGAAGAGAGTTGCATCGGCATCAGCTAATATGACGACGGTTAAGGATGAGTGGGTGGCAGCGGCGATGACGGACGACCAGATGGTCGTAGAGCTTCTTTTACGGCTGAAGCACGCGGGGACGGTGGCTGCGGAAAATCCGGCGTCGAATCTGGCTCCGATGCGGTGGGGAATCCGTCAACGGCGGTCACGCTCCTCAAGATTTGGCGGCGGCGTAACGTTGAAGAAGGATGCGGATTCGGTTAGAGGTAGTCCGAAGACTCCGCTCTCATGGAGCGGCGGATCTGGAAGTGGCGGCGCCTCTGCATCCCCCTCCGCCGAGGACACCAGTCGCCAAGCTAGCTGCTCCACGTCTACAGGATCCGGATCTAAG gCTTTCCCCACTAACGAAATCACCAGTTGTTTTCCCAAGAGATTGAAGGACAAGAAG TCAACTTCTGAGCTTAAACACGAAGAGAACTTGAAGTTGAAGGAAAGACTCCACCTTGAAAAG GAGATTGCAAGTCTCCGAGCAACATTCGACCAACAAAACGTAATGAACCAAAGGTTGAAGAGGATTAAG CTTGACTTGAACTCAGGCAATGTCAAGAACGAGACTCCTGTTGATCTGATTCGTAAATCACAAGGCGAATCAAAACCTTGCAGAATAGAGGGCAAGACCGCTAGCTCGGAGAGCTTATTCTTCTTACCTGATCTCAACATAACACCATCCGAGGACGAGTTATTGTATGGAACTAGCTAG
- the LOC103862106 gene encoding uncharacterized protein LOC103862106 isoform X1, with the protein MKRVASASANMTTVKDEWVAAAMTDDQMVVELLLRLKHAGTVAAENPASNLAPMRWGIRQRRSRSSRFGGGVTLKKDADSVRGSPKTPLSWSGGSGSGGASASPSAEDTSRQASCSTSTGSGSKAFPTNEITSCFPKRLKDKKSTSELKHEENLKLKERLHLEKVLSLFLTFVFQNIYIYDLARISNKSGSLLQEIASLRATFDQQNVMNQRLKRIKLDLNSGNVKNETPVDLIRKSQGESKPCRIEGKTASSESLFFLPDLNITPSEDELLYGTS; encoded by the exons ATGAAGAGAGTTGCATCGGCATCAGCTAATATGACGACGGTTAAGGATGAGTGGGTGGCAGCGGCGATGACGGACGACCAGATGGTCGTAGAGCTTCTTTTACGGCTGAAGCACGCGGGGACGGTGGCTGCGGAAAATCCGGCGTCGAATCTGGCTCCGATGCGGTGGGGAATCCGTCAACGGCGGTCACGCTCCTCAAGATTTGGCGGCGGCGTAACGTTGAAGAAGGATGCGGATTCGGTTAGAGGTAGTCCGAAGACTCCGCTCTCATGGAGCGGCGGATCTGGAAGTGGCGGCGCCTCTGCATCCCCCTCCGCCGAGGACACCAGTCGCCAAGCTAGCTGCTCCACGTCTACAGGATCCGGATCTAAG gCTTTCCCCACTAACGAAATCACCAGTTGTTTTCCCAAGAGATTGAAGGACAAGAAG TCAACTTCTGAGCTTAAACACGAAGAGAACTTGAAGTTGAAGGAAAGACTCCACCTTGAAAAGGTACTTTCTCTTTTTCTAAcctttgtttttcaaaatatatatatatatgatcttGCTCGTATTTCTAACAAATCGGGTTCTCTTCTACAGGAGATTGCAAGTCTCCGAGCAACATTCGACCAACAAAACGTAATGAACCAAAGGTTGAAGAGGATTAAG CTTGACTTGAACTCAGGCAATGTCAAGAACGAGACTCCTGTTGATCTGATTCGTAAATCACAAGGCGAATCAAAACCTTGCAGAATAGAGGGCAAGACCGCTAGCTCGGAGAGCTTATTCTTCTTACCTGATCTCAACATAACACCATCCGAGGACGAGTTATTGTATGGAACTAGCTAG
- the LOC103862107 gene encoding homeobox protein knotted-1-like 5, translating into MSFNSSHLLPPQEDLPLRHFSSDQSHQPSLLTASFLNLPPTTATTDSKFTHPHRDGDSSAAATNRRWLSFHTEVQNTGEGDPEEVNADGVEDWRSASDKAAILKHPMYEQLLAAHVACLRVATPVDQIPRIDAQLSQLHTVAAKYSSLGVGMDNKELDHFMSHYVVVLCSFKEQLQHHVCVHALEAITACWEIEQSLQSITGVSPSESNGKTMSDDDEDDNQVEESEVNMFDGSLDGSDCMMGFGPLVPTERERSLVERVKKELKHELKQGFKEKIVDIREEIMRKRRAGKLPGDTTSVLKEWWRTHSKWPYPTEEDKARLVEETGLQLKQINNWFINQRKRNWNSSSSTSSTLSKSKRKRIGKS; encoded by the exons ATGTCGTTTAACAGCTCCCACCTCCTTCCTCCGCAGGAAGACCTTCCTCTCCGACACTTCTCCTCCGATCAATCACACCAACCGTCGCTTCTCACCGCCAGTTTCCTCAACCTCCCTCCCACCACAGCCACAACCGACTCCAAGTTTACCCATCCGCATCGCGACGGAGACAGTTCCGCTGCCGCTACAAACCGACGGTGGCTCTCATTCCACACGGAGGTCCAAAACACCGGTGAAGGCGATCCTGAAGAAGTCAACGCCGATGGTGTTGAAGATTGGAGGAGCGCTAGCGACAAAGCTGCGATTTTGAAACATCCCATGTACGAGCAGCTTCTGGCAGCCCACGTGGCTTGCCTCAGAGTCGCTACTCCCGTTGACCAGATTCCGAGGATCGATGCACAGCTCAGTCAGTTACACACCGTAGCCGCAAAGTACTCATCTCTTGGTGTGGGTATGGACAACAAGGAGCTTGATCATTTCATG TCGCATTACGTTGTGGTGTTATGTTCGTTTAAAGAACAACTCCAACACCACGTCTGTGTCCATGCATTGGAAGCCATTACGGCTTGTTGGGAGATTGAGCAGTCACTACAATCCATAACGG GAGTTTCACCAAGTGAAAGTAACGGCAAGACAATGtcggatgatgatgaagatgataatCAAGTAGAAGAGAGCGAGGTGAATATGTTTGATGGAAGTTTGGACGGTTCGGATTGCATGATGGGATTCGGTCCTCTTGTTCCAACCGAGCGTGAGAGATCCTTGGTGGAGCGTGTGAAGAAGGAACTGAAGCATGAGCTGAAACAG GGGTTCAAAGAGAAGATTGTGGACATAAGAGAAGAGATAATGAGGAAGAGAAGGGCGGGGAAGTTGCCTGGAGACACAACGTCTGTGCTCAAAGAGTGGTGGCGGACTCACTCCAAATGGCCATACCCAACT gAGGAAGATAAGGCAAGGCTTGTGGAAGAAACCGGTTTACAGTTGAAGCAGATTAACAATTGGTTTATCAACCAGAGGAAAAGAAACTGGAACAGCAGCTCTTCCACATCGTCTACACTCTCCAAGAGCAAACGTAAACG GATTGGGAAGTCGTAG
- the LOC103862108 gene encoding protein PHOX4 — MGKPAAKKKTPEMPKDASGGGGKSGKANHRSTSRAFDEDMEIFINRALELKEEGNKLFQKRDNEGAMLTYHKAVKLLPKEHIDIAYLRTSMASCYMRMGLGEYPNAINECNLALEASPRYSKALVRRSRCYEALNKLDYAFRDVMIVLNMEPENASSNEVFERVKKALVEKGIDVDEMEKSFVKKVVKKSKKKKSGVESPKIVKRDEAESKDKPKEEKSDKKSEIDAKMSGNKEENKPKFKKQKKRSCRKAGGEERKMEDDKVVVMDKEVIASTKEEATVTRTVKLVHGDDIRWAQLPLDSSVRLVRDVIKDRFPSLKGFLIKYKDPEGDLVTITATNELNLAASNNDKLGSLRLYIAEVHPDQEPSYDGMKVVKRSSVGEYVESDKASTSFENWIFQFAQMFKNHVGFDSDSYLDLHDLGMKLYTEAMEDAVTGEDAQELFGIAADKFQEMGALAMFNWGNVHMSKARKQVSFPEDASREAVIEAVEAAFVWTQNEYNKAAEKYEEALKIKPDFHEALIALGQQQFEQAKLLWYHAQKTKVDAESEVSQDVLKLYNKAEDSMEKGMQIREEMEEGRLNGISKYDIEKSLLLHKMELFSEVSDEEKTANMSSQINLLWGSLLYERSIVEYKLGLLTWEECLEVAVEKFELAGASSTDVAVMVKNHCSSESALEGMGFKIDEIVQAWNEMYDAKRWQTGVPSFRLEPMFRRRAPKLHDILENVFSGSA, encoded by the coding sequence ATGGGAAAGCCTGCGGCAAAGAAGAAAACTCCGGAGATGCCAAAAGATGCTTCCGGCGGCGGAGGCAAGTCAGGGAAAGCCAACCATCGTTCAACTTCAAGAGCCTTCGACGAAGACATGGAGATATTCATCAACAGAGCACTCGAGCTCAAAGAAGAAGGGAACAAGCTCTTCCAAAAACGCGACAACGAAGGAGCGATGTTAACTTACCACAAAGCCGTGAAGCTTTTGCCTAAGGAACACATCGACATAGCGTATCTTAGAACGAGCATGGCTTCTTGCTACATGCGAATGGGACTAGGTGAGTACCCTAACGCTATAAACGAATGTAATCTCGCTCTCGAGGCTTCTCCTAGGTACAGTAAGGCTCTAGTGCGAAGGTCTAGGTGTTACGAGGCTTTGAACAAGCTAGATTACGCGTTTAGGGATGTTATGATTGTTCTGAACATGGAGCCTGAGAACGCGTCTTCGAATGAAGTGTTTGAGAGGGTGAAGAAGGCGTTGGTGGAGAAAGGGATCGATGTTGATGAGATGGAGAAGAGCTTTGTTAAGAAGGTTGTGAAGaagagtaagaagaagaagagtggtgTTGAGAGTCCAAAGATTGTCAAGAGAGACGAAGCAGAGAGCAAGGATAAGCCAAAGGAGGAGAAGAGCGATAAAAAGTCTGAGATTGATGCAAAGATGAGTGGtaataaagaagaaaataaacctAAATTcaagaaacagaagaagagaAGTTGTAGGAAGGCAGGAGGAGAAGAAAGGAAGATGGAAGATGATAAGGTTGTTGTCATGGACAAAGAGGTCATTGCCTCTACAAAAGAAGAGGCAACAGTTACTAGAACGGTTAAGTTGGTACATGGAGATGATATCAGATGGGCACAGTTACCGCTGGATTCCAGTGTTAGACTTGTAAGAGACGTGATCAAGGATCGTTTCCCTTCTCTAAAAGGGTTCTTGATTAAGTACAAGGATCCAGAAGGTGATTTAGTCACCATCACTGCAACGAATGAACTGAATCTAGCTGCTTCTAACAATGACAAACTCGGTTCCTTAAGATTATATATAGCTGAAGTTCACCCTGATCAAGAACCAAGCTATGATGGCATGAAGGTTGTCAAGAGATCGAGTGTGGGAGAGTATGTGGAATCTGACAAAGCATCTACCTCCTTTGAGAACTGGATCTTCCAGTTTGCGCAGATGTTCAAGAACCATGTGGGGTTTGATTCTGATTCATACTTGGACCTCCATGACCTTGGGATGAAGCTGTACACAGAAGCAATGGAAGACGCAGTAACTGGTGAAGATGCGCAAGAGCTCTTTGGAATCGCAGCTGATAAGTTCCAAGAGATGGGTGCACTAGCTATGTTCAACTGGGGTAACGTTCACATGTCTAAGGCAAGGAAGCAAGTCTCTTTCCCCGAAGATGCTTCAAGAGAAGCTGTAATAGAAGCTGTCGAGGCTGCGTTTGTGTGGACGCAGAACGAGTACAATAAAGCTGCAGAGAAGTATGAGGAAGCTCTTAAGATCAAACCTGACTTCCACGAAGCTCTCATTGCACTTGGTCAACAGCAATTCGAACAGGCAAAGCTTTTATGGTACCATGCACAAAAAACGAAGGTGGACGCAGAAAGTGAAGTTTCACAGGATGTTCTTAAGCTTTACAACAAAGCTGAGGATAGCATGGAGAAGGGTATGCAGATACGGGAAGAGATGGAAGAGGGTCGTCTCAACGGAATCTCCAAGTATGATATAGAGAAGTCACTGCTGTTGCATAAGATGGAGTTGTTTAGTGAAGTTTCAGATGAAGAGAAGACGGCTAATATGAGTTCTCAGATTAATCTCTTGTGGGGCTCCTTGCTATATGAACGGTCTATCGTGGAGTATAAGCTCGGGTTACTAACTTGGGAGGAATGTTTGGAGGTTGCAGTTGAGAAGTTTGAACTAGCTGGAGCTTCTTCAACTGATGTAGCTGTGATGGTAAAGAATCATTGTTCAAGCGAGAGTGCACTTGAAGGCATGGGGTTCAAGATTGATGAGATAGTACAGGCATGGAATGAGATGTATGATGCCAAAAGATGGCAGACCGGTGTCCCATCTTTCAGGCTAGAACCGATGTTCAGGAGACGAGCTCCAAAACTGCATGATATCTTGGAGAATGTATTTTCTGGATCTGCTTGA
- the LOC103862109 gene encoding uncharacterized protein LOC103862109 has product MTFALRYFVVFLLLSMVTQGLCGCSFADIQIGGARTGRVISGEPEWKISVINTCSQPQLHVTLSCGGFAPMKPVEPWLLLPRGNTCLLINGNAIAAGGTAQFTYAGEPYFFKPVSSRVG; this is encoded by the exons ATGACGTTTGCTCTTCGGTATTTTGTTGTCTTTCTTCTTCTGTCTATGGTCACTCAAG GACTGTGCGGCTGCTCTTTCGCTGACATCCAGATCGGAGGGGCGAGGACGGGGAGAGTAATCTCCGGAGAACCAGAGTGGAAAATATCGGTGATCAACACGTGCTCCCAACCTCAGTTGCACGTGACTCTCTCTTGCGGAGGTTTTGCTCCCATGAAACCTGTTGAACCATGGCTACTGCTCCCAAGAGGAAACACATGTCTTCTGATTAACGGAAACGCTATAGCAGCTGGCGGCACCGCTCAGTTTACTTATGCCGGCGAGCCTTACTTCTTCAAACCCGTAAGCTCCAGGGTCGGCTAA
- the LOC103862111 gene encoding glutathione S-transferase T3 isoform X1 codes for MKLNCCDLIAFNKLSDRRLINKPSVSLVECHRETIETMANNSQSFTRFLLSQNTVDLDSPEPFWFGSQGPDESGSEVPVASPVLSGTDVGAKSGVNSNPSEKSKWTLAEDKILIGAWLNTSKDPVVSNEQKAGAFWFRIVEYYNASPLLAGTIRRELMSCKQRWARINGDVAKFAGSYDAALREQRSGQNDDDVMKTALDIFFKTVGYKFTMDHCWRELRHDQKWCSLYPAKEKRKQAVEVDTEEEQFVDPEVRPPGVKAAKAGKKKKSGREEELSQLQGVLEIKQKLSKQKLLDRLLAKTEPLSEMETSLKLKLMSEML; via the coding sequence ATGAAACTCAACTGCTGTGATCTGATTGCTTTTAATAAGTTAAGTGATAGAAGGCTTATTAATAAGCCCTCTGTGTCGCTAGTAGAGTGTCACAGAGAAACAATTGAAACCATGGCTAATAACTCACAAAGTTTTACTAGATTTCTCCTTAGTCAAAATACAGTTGACCTTGATTCACCAGAACCTTTTTGGTTCGGTAGTCAAGGTCCTGATGAGTCTGGTAGCGAGGTTCCTGTTGCGTCTCCTGTGCTGTCTGGTACCGACGTTGGTGCTAAGTCTGGTGTGAATTCTAACCCCTCTGAGAAGAGTAAATGGACACTAGCAGAGGATAAAATCCTTATAGGTGCTTGGCTAAACACCAGTAAGGACCCTGTGGTGAGCAACGAGCAGAAAGCCGGTGCTTTCTGGTTCCGTATAGTAGAGTACTACAACGCCAGTCCCCTCCTCGCTGGGACAATACGGAGAGAACTAATGTCTTGCAAGCAGAGGTGGGCAAGGATAAACGGCGACGTTGCCAAGTTTGCTGGCTCCTATGATGCGGCTCTGAGGGAGCAGAGAAGTGGGCAAAACGATGATGATGTGATGAAAACGGCGTTAGACATTTTCTTCAAAACGGTCGGCTACAAGTTCACCATGGATCACTGCTGGAGGGAGCTGAGGCACGACCAGAAATGGTGCTCCTTATATCCGGCAAAGGAGAAGCGCAAACAAGCTGTGGAGGTGGATACAGAAGAAGAGCAGTTTGTCGATCCAGAGGTTAGACCACCCGGGGTAAAGGCTGCGAAAgctggtaagaagaagaagagtggcaGGGAGGAGGAGTTGTCGCAGCTACAGGGGGTTTtagaaattaaacaaaaactgtCAAAACAGAAGCTTCTTGATCGTTTACTCGCAAAAACAGAACCTCTCTCTGAAATGGAAACCAGTCTTAAGCTCAAACTAATGTCAGAAATGTTATGA
- the LOC103862111 gene encoding uncharacterized protein At4g04775 isoform X2, with product MRLGGVEKKNHFPSKPKKKEVKERKAIYRRSLSISLPRLQLRFTIMGQYSYSQPSSSSNSQDLNSLLQAEAEMYAAEAEISQWNAEAIHNEPSPEGDDGIPRTCYCGSEPVHGYSQTPKDPYRRYITCPNADDGDCHVWKWWDVAVEEEMRDIQTELSELKGEANEREQKLLILEKRIGEFTKKKSGAKLMVFTIVLVGLVLLINVLGKIGKDSKEWGVPSLFL from the exons ATGCGTTTGGGTGGagtcgaaaaaaaaaatcattttccatcgaaaccgaaaaaaaaagaagttaaggAGAGAAAGGCGATTTACAGGCGATCTCTCTCGATCTCGCTCCCTCGGCTCCAGTTAAG GTTTACGATAATGGGACAATACAGTTACAGCCAgccatcttcatcatcaaactCTCAAGACTTAAACTCCCTCCTTCAAGCCGAAGCAGAGATGTACGCGGCTGAAGCTGAGATAAGTCAGTGGAATGCAGAGGCCATTCACAACGAACCATCACCAGAGGGTGATGATGGAATCCCCAGGACATGCTACTGTGGGTCGGAGCCTGTTCACGGTTATTCCCAAACTCCTAAAGATCCATACCGACGGTACATTACGTGCCCCAATGCTGATGATGGAGACTGCCACGTCTGGAAATGGTGGGACGTGGCGGTCGAGGAGGAGATGAGGGACATTCAGACGGAGCTTAGTGAGCTTAAGGGTGAAGCCAATGAGCGTGAGCAGAAGCTGCTCATCCTTGAGAAAAGAATAGGCGAGTTTACAAAGAAGAAATCAGGAGCTAAGCTAATGGTCTTTACCATAGTTTTAGTAGGGTTGGTGTTACTTATAAATGTGCTAG GAAAAATTGGGAAGGATTCAAAGGAGTGGGGCGTACCATCTTTGTTTCTTTAA